The Meriones unguiculatus strain TT.TT164.6M chromosome 1, Bangor_MerUng_6.1, whole genome shotgun sequence genome has a segment encoding these proteins:
- the Syce1 gene encoding synaptonemal complex central element protein 1 isoform X3, which produces MSTEKIEDLMEMVKRLQKVGSLEPRIEVLINRINEVQQAKKKAGEELGEAQTVWDTLQKELDSLHEEKERLKDILNKKQETLRIMRLHCQEKESEAERKHSMLQECKDRISFLNSQIDNEKDKLRRLRLDFEKQLETLMSQHKDLLEFHKPEHLAKETDDLDSSKEQLLKEEKLIELKLEDVKHRLFALCGPEESSSFADGLFLRSHEAAAAMQMFREENQKAEELLEAAAQHHQQLQERCQELQQKRQMLKEEVEKHGLQILSQVQNMQDEGDSSQRMASPKPLGVHEEKVQEHPPSRT; this is translated from the exons ATGTCCACAGAGAAAATTGAAGACTTAATGGAAATGGTGAAAAGGTTGCAGAAAG TAGGAAGTCTAGAGCCCCGGATTGAGGTCCTGATCAACCGCATTAATGAGGTTCAACAAG caaaaaagaaagctGGCGAGGAGCTTGGAGAGGCCCAGACTGTCTGGGATACCCTGCAGAAGGAACTGGACTCAT TACATGAAGAGAAAGAGCGTCTGAAGGATATCTTGAACAAAAAGCAAG AAACCCTGAGGATTATGCGGCTGCACTGCCAGGAGAAGGAAAGTGAGGCAGAGAG GAAGCACAGCATGCTGCAGGAATgtaaagacaggatttctttccTGAACTCTCAGATCGACAATGAAAAGGACAAACTAAGACGACTGAG GTTGGATTTTGAAAAACAGCTGGAGACTTTGATGAGCCAACATAAGGACCTCTTGGAATTTCAT AAGCCTGAACACCTGGCAAAGGAGACGGATGATTTGGACAGCAGCAAGGAGCAGCTGCTCAAGGAAG AGAAACTGATCGAGTTAAAGCTGGAGGATGTGAAACATCGGCTGTTTGCCCTGTGTGGGCCTGAGGAATCTTCCAGCTTTGCTGATGGGCTCTTCCTCCGAAGCCACGAGGCAGCTGCAGCAAT GCAGATGTTTAGGGAGGAAAACCAGAAAGCTGAGGAGCTCCTTGAGGCTGCAGCTCAGCACCACCAGCAGCTGCAGGAGAGGTGCCAAGAGCTACAGCAGAAACGGCAGAT GCTGAAAGAAGAAGTGGAAAAGCATGGGTTACAGATCCTTTCTCAAGTTCAGAATATGCAAGATGAAGGAGACAGCTCACAGAGGATG GCCAGTCCCAAGCCCTTAGGAGTCCATGAGGAGAAAGTCCAAGAGCACCCACCAAGCAGGACCTGA
- the Syce1 gene encoding synaptonemal complex central element protein 1 isoform X4: MSTEKIEDLMEMVKRLQKGSLEPRIEVLINRINEVQQAKKKAGEELGEAQTVWDTLQKELDSLHEEKERLKDILNKKQETLRIMRLHCQEKESEAERKHSMLQECKDRISFLNSQIDNEKDKLRRLRLDFEKQLETLMSQHKDLLEFHKPEHLAKETDDLDSSKEQLLKEEKLIELKLEDVKHRLFALCGPEESSSFADGLFLRSHEAAAAMQMFREENQKAEELLEAAAQHHQQLQERCQELQQKRQMLKEEVEKHGLQILSQVQNMQDEGDSSQRMASPKPLGVHEEKVQEHPPSRT; encoded by the exons ATGTCCACAGAGAAAATTGAAGACTTAATGGAAATGGTGAAAAGGTTGCAGAAAG GAAGTCTAGAGCCCCGGATTGAGGTCCTGATCAACCGCATTAATGAGGTTCAACAAG caaaaaagaaagctGGCGAGGAGCTTGGAGAGGCCCAGACTGTCTGGGATACCCTGCAGAAGGAACTGGACTCAT TACATGAAGAGAAAGAGCGTCTGAAGGATATCTTGAACAAAAAGCAAG AAACCCTGAGGATTATGCGGCTGCACTGCCAGGAGAAGGAAAGTGAGGCAGAGAG GAAGCACAGCATGCTGCAGGAATgtaaagacaggatttctttccTGAACTCTCAGATCGACAATGAAAAGGACAAACTAAGACGACTGAG GTTGGATTTTGAAAAACAGCTGGAGACTTTGATGAGCCAACATAAGGACCTCTTGGAATTTCAT AAGCCTGAACACCTGGCAAAGGAGACGGATGATTTGGACAGCAGCAAGGAGCAGCTGCTCAAGGAAG AGAAACTGATCGAGTTAAAGCTGGAGGATGTGAAACATCGGCTGTTTGCCCTGTGTGGGCCTGAGGAATCTTCCAGCTTTGCTGATGGGCTCTTCCTCCGAAGCCACGAGGCAGCTGCAGCAAT GCAGATGTTTAGGGAGGAAAACCAGAAAGCTGAGGAGCTCCTTGAGGCTGCAGCTCAGCACCACCAGCAGCTGCAGGAGAGGTGCCAAGAGCTACAGCAGAAACGGCAGAT GCTGAAAGAAGAAGTGGAAAAGCATGGGTTACAGATCCTTTCTCAAGTTCAGAATATGCAAGATGAAGGAGACAGCTCACAGAGGATG GCCAGTCCCAAGCCCTTAGGAGTCCATGAGGAGAAAGTCCAAGAGCACCCACCAAGCAGGACCTGA